A portion of the Hydractinia symbiolongicarpus strain clone_291-10 chromosome 10, HSymV2.1, whole genome shotgun sequence genome contains these proteins:
- the LOC130612544 gene encoding RING finger protein 37-like: MEKRMLQSRLINFASKDYGTKICSTALTVDGCEIENLINQSHSSFYCSKYFMSEYYIKCPVEIVMTFPCLIDISAVCVEPKVLSHQSKCIEVFTVMERYKSTFLVTTNSQNNKLKEMIRKRPGIQTEKNHLEYPCTYVNDFTKPEVRQSKKPFLNFAGKYKCNMNEPQQQPDKVLFVNRSHSLPFQATMSNYVQTELKPYASTRACSFMVIRITWATIPVLKKIEVWGTPASNNPDFIFKVIHNIFHPKLKDPPSEVKTENHESKKVEIITSEPVNTVIPEDFIDPITFSLMTVPLLLPSGNIVDRDTLEKYVAEEEKFGRLPSDPFTGIVFHGSRKAIPNTSLKVRIDEFLLKHGHLIKQSSQTSGSKESSKRKTVDSLRDNITFTNTSNTLKKRKIFSNTNDYHVHATSSSSIIDTSNTTTEKNHETDLKDSLNLSLFQTLSKIPICQKVKKMEITCCKCKTNETSKLFTFPCLHLCCRECLNLLLDSQKGCYKCGKTFSRLNVLKFNG; encoded by the coding sequence ATGGAAAAGCGGATGCTTCAAAGTCGACTTATAAATTTCGCTTCTAAAGACTATGGCACAAAGATATGCTCAACTGCTTTAACAGTAGATGGATGTGAAATTGAGAATCTAATAAACCAATCACACAGCTCTTTTTActgttcaaaatattttatgtcCGAATATTACATCAAATGTCCAGTAGAGATAGTGATGACTTTTCCTTGCCTCATTGATATATCGGCTGTTTGCGTAGAACCAAAAGTATTAAGTCACCAGTCGAAATGCATCGAGGTGTTCACCGTCATGGAAAGATACAAAAGTACTTTTTTAGTTACTACAAATTCAcaaaataataagttaaaaGAAATGATTAGAAAAAGACCAGGCATACAAACTgaaaagaatcatttggaatacCCCTGCACATATGTAAACGATTTCACTAAGCCTGAAGTACGGCAAAGTAAAAAaccctttttaaattttgctggcAAGTATAAGTGTAATATGAATGAGCCACAACAACAACCagataaagttttatttgtgAACAGAAGTCATTCTTTGCCATTTCAAGCCACGATGTCAAATTATGTGCAAACTGAGTTAAAACCATATGCATCTACCCGTGCTTGTAGTTTTATGGTTATCCGTATAACTTGGGCAACAATTCCTgtgctaaaaaaaattgaagtatggGGAACACCTGCATCGAATAAccctgatttcatttttaaagtgaTACATAATATTTTTCATCCTAAATTGAAAGATCCCCCAAGTGAAGTAAAAACAGAAAACCATGAAtctaaaaaagttgaaataatAACTTCAGAGCCTGTTAATACTGTTATTCCTGAAGACTTCATTGATCCAATTACGTTTTCTCTCATGACTGTGCCATTACTATTACCATCAGGAAATATTGTTGATAGAGACACACTAGAAAAATATGTTGCAGAAGAAGAAAAGTTTGGACGTCTTCCTTCTGATCCCTTTACTGGAATTGTTTTTCATGGTTCACGGAAAGCAATACCGAATACTAGTTTGAAGGTCAGAATCGATGAGTTTCTTTTGAAACATGGTCATTTAATTAAACAAAGCAGTCAAACATCTGGTTCAAAGGAAAGTTCGAAAAGAAAGACTGTTGATTCTTTAAGGGACAATATCACATTTACCAATACTAGTAACACTTTGaagaaaaggaaaatttttagcAATACCAATGACTATCATGTTCACGCCACAAGTTCATCTAGCATAATTGATACATCGAACACAACAACTGAGAAAAATCACGAAACCGACCTGAAGGATAGTTTAAATTTATCCTtgtttcaaactttatcaaaaattcCAATTTgccaaaaagttaaaaaaatggaGATAACATGTTGCAAATGTAAAACCAATGAGACAAGCAAACTGTTTACTTTTCCATGCCTTCACTTGTGCTGTCGAGAATGTTTGAATTTATTATTAGACTCTCAGAAAGGATGTTATAAATGTGGAAAGACTTTCAGTAGATTgaatgttttaaagtttaatgGATAA